aaattacatttatgccccatatttcttattcatgttctgttttaattagagggttaaactgttaatttcataaaattttggttgacaataagtgttttattaattagtagagatgaaCCGTCTATGTTATAATTCATAATTCTTAAATTAttctaccaaaaaaataaaataaatccaaaattatttaGACATTATTGTAGTAAATGTATCCAACATTATTTAGACATCATTTGTAGTAAATGGAATACAAATATGGTGCCTTAAAGAAACACTATAACGATCACCGTTTAATCTAATGGTCATATATATGTTTCTCATTTTGTATGATATTTTGTAAAGATAATCTTTGAATGAAGACCTAATGCCCAGACATTCATATTGTTGAAATATAATATGGGGTAGACCCTATGGAATTGTTTCTCAAGTTAGGTTACCTGAGGAGAGGTTCTTGAGTAGCAAACCAGAGAGAGAGGGCGGGATTAAAGCGGAGTCGGATTAGCATGACAAATCAGAGAATGTGGGCTACAGTgatgtttttttctttgtgtCGTAAGAGTTAAGTAGTTCAGTATCCAAAATCGAGAATTTCTCTTATTTAAGATCTCTCTCAACTAAACTAAGACGCAGTGTATTTAATTCAAATGTCAAAAATAAGCAAAAATTGCGCTCTAATCCCTTTCCTTTCTACAAAATAGGGTCGTGACCATATTAGCATAGTGGCATATGGATGTACCATAGATGACAGTTGTCGAATGTAGAAAAAGAATCACAATAACAAATGCCAATGGAATTGATATATAAGGAGTGATTCGACGGACTCTTCAGAATTAAAAAGATTGGTTTTATGGACACTACATTACCTTTATTATTTCCCAAACATCCAAATTTCATCCTATAAGAGCACTTCCACTCCTCTCAAATTCTCTAGGGTATAGTGGATTAAGGAAAAGGATCCTGATGATTAAGGAAAAGGATTCGACAATAAGAGCACTTCCACTCCTCTCAAATTCTCTAGGGGATAGTGGATTAAGGAAAAGGATCATGATGATTAAGGAAAATGATCCTTGTCGAATCCTTTTCCTGAGGATCCTAAAAATTCAATGATCATgactgttcatcgtacatcgtgcggttaatttttgttaggtgctatttatatttaattttaaattttgaaataatttctaACTGCACAATGTGCGATGAATCGTCACGATCACAAATCCCTAGGATCCTTAGGAAAAGGATCTGCGTCGAATCCTTTTCCATGGattaacccccccccccccccaacacaCATTCCAATCCACTCGGCTGGTCTCACCTTGGCTAAAATCAATTAACCTAGCCCCTAGGCTATTTGATGCACGACTAATGTCAGTTacaattaaaaatacaaaatatataaaaaaaattataaactaattataaataaaatataataatttttttctataaatacctaatcATGTTCTTCCACCtcacaccacatttcaatattttcaaataatttcAACCAAACTTCTATTATcatcagaaattaaaaataaaattattttttattattttgttttaaaaaataataatattttaatacgaattaTCTAAGCTATTCAATTTAAGAATGAAAGATGCCCTTGAGCTTCACTAAAGGCAAGTTACTATTCACCTGAGGGGATTGAATTGCATATTACCCAAGGAACTTTTTAGGGGTGGAAATGCTCTAATTTCTCGACCAGGAACTATACTCCATTGCCGGCCACCGGTGGTCGGCAGCTTCTCTGCCCGCTTCTCCTCCCACGGATACGAGTGGAGAGGTTAGGACCATCCCCGATACAAAACTGAGTTTACATAAAACTACATAAGATGCAACTTATAGACAGGTTTATAATGCCCGATGATACTTACATAGTATCACTTAGATGAACTGGTTTGTTCTTCCTTTGGTgattacaaagaaattcagcaCACAAATCTCTAGCAAAATCCTAGTCATAATTTAAACATCGACGTTGTTAATTTcataattcaaaattttctgaCTACTATACCGAGCCTTTAGAGAACTCGGCACCTTCTCTGACAAAATTTACAATGAATGAGAAACAAACTCATACTTCAAACCACCCGAACCGCACATCTTGAGTGCACATAGAGAGATCAGCTTTGCTTCTCAACAACTACAAAACTTATTCAGAACGACTCAACTTACCAACCACTAGATCTGTAACGGGTTGGATTTATTGGATTTGGATTGGAttcaacccgacccgttaagttaacaggTCACCCGAACTcaacccgttaagttaacgggtcatccgaacccgacccgttaagctaacggatcATCCATTTTACctattaacaattattattattatttttttgcataaagtttattttttgttattaaaactttactaaaattattaaaatatccTTAACTAACGGGTTAACCCAAAGTGATCCGTTATTTAAcaggttgttaacgggttcatccgttaacgacccgacccgttaagtatccacccaaatacaaatattaacgggttgggtcggatcgagttaacgggttgggtccaaaatgccagacCTGCCAACCACTAAAAGATAAGAACAAAAAACGCAAAGCCACAAATCTTATCCATAATAATTATCACTCAATTTCACCAATGGTTCTAAATCCACACAAGAACAGCGGTGAGCCAACACGTTTGAGAAGCCATCAACACCATTCTACATAAGTATCAGTTGCTACACTTAACAATTCTTCAAACGAGAGAATTACACTACAGTGCCACGACCGAAGCATTTATATTacttttgaacaaatgataaaCCTGTTCATGTAACATTTCAGTTCTGGAGATTAACACGCTGTCTTTGAGCAGACAAGGGTCACTTTGCAAGCACCTGCTGGGCGGCTTGGTTCTCCTGCTGTTGCTGGTAGTTCAGTGGCCTCCTGAAGAGCATGATGTGGGGCTCCGGGCGATGGATTGCATAGTGAACCCAACCACGGCTCTGCTGAACCCCAATTGCACGCCATTCATTCTAAATCAAAAcgcaaaatgaaacaaaatgaGTGTTAATTGAATTCAGAAGTGACGAGATGCTTCTGATTTTAGAACTTGATGGAATCATATCCTTCACTATCTTATTCCTCTTTCCACTTTACTTCCGATCCTCCGCAACCAAACGACCAATCCATTTCATTTCTTAACAGAAATGAGGAAGACAGTAGAAAACAATTCATGTGACTACACCATCAACATTTCAGAGAGCATCTTAAATAATGGGTTCTAACTAATCAGAATTAATTTGGGTTCCACAACTGAAAAATTAACCAAATTACCCCAAACAACAGAATGAAAGCTTCTAAATTCGGGGTTTCGTAGATTTTACAACTGAGATTACAAAATATGAATTGCATGTCTTTCATCCACAGAAATCAAACATAATAAATTTTCCAAATAATTAAACACAGAGAACCAAATGATCATATaattacaaacaaacaaaaaaatgaatgaaaaattaggaaaaaaaaaccctaagaaATTACCTCAGAGAGAAGCCGATTCTTTGGAAGGAGTTTAGCCACATCCTGAGGAAGAACCACATGCCTGTAccaacattaaaacaaagacaaaaaaG
This window of the Malus domestica chromosome 03, GDT2T_hap1 genome carries:
- the LOC103440985 gene encoding cyclin-dependent kinases regulatory subunit 1, giving the protein MGQIQYSEKYFDDIYEYRHVVLPQDVAKLLPKNRLLSENEWRAIGVQQSRGWVHYAIHRPEPHIMLFRRPLNYQQQQENQAAQQVLAK